One genomic region from Metallosphaera tengchongensis encodes:
- a CDS encoding thiamine pyrophosphate-dependent dehydrogenase E1 component subunit alpha has protein sequence MIIKPEPSLKDLNYQIENLGLKPGDLVQIYKKMATIRFFEEGLRKVYHEGKNPFNMATGLIRGEMHLSIGQEAIAVGSLHDVREGDTVVSTHRPHHHAIAKGVDLKRLAAEIFGKSNGLCKGKGGHMHLFDRSKNFACSGIVGASFPQAAGAAFANKYLGRDNVAFAFAGEGAANHGTFSETLNLASAWELPLIIVIEDNKYADSTPKSLVMPTTFHYQKGLAFNVPSYLVDGMDVLDVYEASRKAINRARKGLGPTLIEALTYRYVGHFEGDGEEYRTKEEVELWSQLDPLRRLRNRLLRLGFADDDTMNRVELDAKKEVKEAIDYAMESPLPEPEEALRGVFA, from the coding sequence ATGATCATAAAACCCGAACCTTCTTTAAAGGATTTAAATTACCAGATTGAAAACCTAGGTCTGAAACCCGGTGATCTAGTCCAGATCTACAAGAAAATGGCCACAATAAGGTTCTTTGAGGAAGGTCTAAGGAAAGTCTATCATGAGGGGAAAAATCCCTTCAATATGGCAACAGGATTAATAAGGGGAGAGATGCACCTCTCCATTGGTCAGGAAGCGATCGCAGTGGGTTCCCTTCACGACGTGAGGGAAGGGGACACAGTGGTAAGTACCCACAGACCACACCACCATGCCATCGCTAAGGGGGTTGACCTCAAGAGGCTAGCAGCCGAAATTTTCGGGAAGTCCAATGGGCTCTGTAAAGGAAAGGGAGGTCACATGCACCTCTTCGATAGATCTAAGAACTTCGCGTGCAGTGGAATAGTTGGGGCCTCATTCCCGCAAGCTGCAGGCGCCGCCTTCGCCAACAAGTACCTGGGGAGAGATAACGTTGCATTTGCCTTCGCCGGTGAAGGAGCAGCCAATCACGGAACGTTCTCGGAGACATTGAACCTGGCTAGCGCCTGGGAGCTTCCCTTAATAATCGTGATAGAAGATAACAAGTATGCTGACTCGACCCCGAAGTCACTCGTGATGCCTACGACCTTCCACTATCAGAAGGGTCTGGCTTTTAACGTCCCTTCCTACCTCGTGGACGGAATGGACGTATTAGACGTCTATGAGGCATCAAGAAAAGCCATTAACAGGGCGAGGAAAGGTCTAGGGCCCACCCTCATTGAGGCCTTGACTTACAGGTACGTTGGGCACTTTGAGGGAGACGGTGAGGAGTACAGGACAAAGGAGGAAGTTGAGCTCTGGTCACAGCTAGATCCCTTGAGGAGATTGAGGAACAGGCTGCTGAGGCTAGGCTTCGCAGACGACGATACTATGAACAGGGTTGAGCTAGATGCGAAGAAGGAGGTAAAGGAGGCTATAGACTACGCCATGGAGAGCCCTCTACCGGAACCAGAAGAAGCGTTGAGGGGTGTCTTCGCGTGA
- a CDS encoding AbrB/MazE/SpoVT family DNA-binding domain-containing protein, producing the protein MWVTEWVNMGEEIVTMDERGRITIPKEIRDAMKTKKLKVKLEGQNIVLEPVIEDVDKYYGFFRKDIGDIDVDKVLHESLSESMGYDL; encoded by the coding sequence ATGTGGGTAACAGAGTGGGTAAACATGGGAGAGGAGATAGTGACCATGGACGAGAGGGGGAGGATCACGATACCTAAGGAGATAAGGGACGCGATGAAGACGAAAAAGTTAAAGGTAAAGCTTGAGGGACAAAACATAGTCTTGGAACCCGTGATAGAGGACGTGGACAAATATTACGGCTTCTTCAGGAAAGATATAGGTGATATAGACGTGGACAAGGTCTTGCATGAGTCACTCTCTGAGTCGATGGGGTATGACCTCTAG
- a CDS encoding type II toxin-antitoxin system VapC family toxin yields the protein MTSRYFDVNVFVYYLTGDKTNGPKARHWFHVTEEKYTSSITPLLVTVVLSKVLGRPVRDHALAKDVVDAFSSVGVRYLDLPPWDEITETMGKYRLDLEDSIHVATAIKNKLDLVSNDEELKRKVNAVF from the coding sequence ATGACCTCTAGGTACTTTGATGTTAACGTTTTCGTGTACTATTTGACTGGGGATAAGACCAATGGCCCTAAGGCTAGGCATTGGTTCCATGTGACCGAAGAGAAGTACACTTCTTCGATAACCCCTTTATTGGTGACTGTTGTGTTAAGTAAGGTACTGGGCAGACCCGTGAGAGACCACGCACTGGCCAAGGACGTAGTGGACGCTTTTAGCTCAGTCGGGGTAAGGTACTTGGACCTCCCTCCCTGGGACGAGATAACAGAGACCATGGGGAAGTATAGATTGGACTTGGAGGACTCAATACACGTTGCTACAGCCATTAAGAACAAGTTAGACCTAGTGAGCAACGATGAAGAACTGAAACGTAAAGTGAACGCGGTGTTCTAG
- a CDS encoding HoxN/HupN/NixA family nickel/cobalt transporter, translating to MGKVVKQRVMAGLLFYVSEFIITSILMVWLFQVSQAVGNIEVHIKGLLASFLTLGILAYLFGLRHAVDADHLAAIDNSTRKLVQEGKSSLFTGLFFSLGHSTVVILLSVALMLATRAIESSIPQLENVGSIIGTLVSGFFLYIIGFLNFIVLIEIYKLFKEAKEGKMNEDKLNDTLLKRGFMNRFFKNLFKIVNSQYYLYPIGFLFGLGFDTASETALLAISAGTAGAFTRIPLWTLLVFPLLFTAGMTLIDTTDGLFMNGAYRWAFMGHPIKKVWYNLTMTVISVLVAYVVGSLELLGLVQSEFNLNGGLWDAIALINGGVWWGNIGIIIIATFAIVWVSSIIIYKTKIRKYEI from the coding sequence ATGGGTAAGGTAGTTAAGCAGAGGGTAATGGCTGGACTACTTTTCTACGTTAGTGAATTTATAATAACTTCAATATTAATGGTATGGCTGTTCCAAGTATCTCAGGCCGTAGGGAACATAGAAGTCCATATAAAAGGTCTTTTAGCAAGTTTTTTGACATTAGGGATCTTAGCGTACCTCTTCGGTCTTAGGCACGCCGTAGACGCAGACCACCTAGCTGCAATAGATAATTCGACTAGGAAGCTTGTTCAGGAGGGTAAGTCATCACTATTCACTGGGTTATTTTTCTCATTAGGGCACTCTACTGTAGTAATCCTTCTTTCAGTAGCATTGATGCTTGCCACTCGTGCTATAGAGTCTAGTATCCCTCAACTCGAAAATGTAGGGTCTATTATAGGGACGTTAGTGAGTGGGTTCTTTTTATACATCATAGGTTTTCTCAATTTTATCGTATTAATTGAAATATACAAGTTGTTTAAGGAAGCAAAAGAAGGCAAAATGAACGAAGATAAGTTGAACGATACCTTATTGAAAAGAGGTTTTATGAATAGGTTTTTTAAAAATCTGTTTAAAATAGTAAACAGCCAGTACTACCTCTATCCTATAGGGTTCTTGTTTGGTCTAGGTTTCGATACTGCCTCTGAGACCGCCCTCTTAGCTATTAGTGCAGGGACTGCAGGTGCGTTCACCAGGATACCATTATGGACGCTGTTGGTCTTCCCCCTTCTCTTTACGGCTGGTATGACTCTTATAGACACTACTGATGGTCTCTTCATGAACGGAGCGTATAGATGGGCGTTCATGGGACACCCTATAAAGAAAGTCTGGTATAACCTGACAATGACTGTGATATCTGTTTTGGTCGCGTATGTGGTTGGCAGTCTAGAACTCCTGGGACTAGTGCAGTCAGAGTTTAACTTGAACGGAGGACTTTGGGACGCAATAGCGTTGATAAATGGGGGCGTATGGTGGGGGAACATTGGAATAATAATTATAGCAACATTTGCAATAGTATGGGTTTCATCTATAATTATTTATAAAACAAAAATTAGAAAGTATGAAATATAA
- a CDS encoding alanyl-tRNA editing protein encodes MDQVEVRTHTALHVLKGSVRKVLGAKWTASVYVSGSHGRLTVQHDRKPSEEEIGEINLLANRKIEENVAIIKEELPREEAERKYGDEMYDLFPVPPEVKVLSIVVIPGWNVNACNKPHTNYTGEIGKVEVKDWRFRSSKKLLEISYDLV; translated from the coding sequence ATGGACCAAGTAGAAGTGAGGACTCACACAGCTCTCCACGTCCTCAAGGGATCTGTCAGGAAGGTACTGGGGGCAAAGTGGACGGCTAGCGTTTATGTGAGCGGAAGTCACGGGAGGTTGACAGTACAACATGATAGAAAGCCTTCTGAGGAGGAGATCGGTGAGATAAATCTTCTCGCCAACAGGAAGATTGAGGAGAACGTTGCAATAATTAAGGAGGAGTTACCCAGGGAGGAAGCTGAAAGGAAGTATGGAGATGAGATGTACGACCTCTTCCCGGTCCCCCCTGAGGTAAAGGTCCTCAGTATCGTTGTAATACCGGGTTGGAACGTGAACGCCTGCAACAAACCACACACTAACTACACAGGGGAAATAGGGAAAGTTGAGGTAAAGGACTGGCGTTTTAGGAGCTCCAAAAAGCTCCTCGAGATATCTTACGATCTCGTCTAA
- a CDS encoding sulfurtransferase TusA family protein, whose product MRIELDLTGLCCSVPQMLVYSNLKKMKEMDILEIVVEKGSSQERDVLEVLNYFGLEPQVSERNDGNVVYLVSKRRTF is encoded by the coding sequence ATGAGAATTGAACTGGACCTTACGGGCCTGTGTTGTTCTGTTCCTCAGATGCTAGTGTACTCAAACCTAAAGAAGATGAAGGAGATGGACATCCTGGAGATCGTGGTCGAGAAGGGCAGCTCTCAGGAAAGGGACGTTTTGGAAGTGCTAAACTACTTTGGTCTTGAGCCCCAGGTCTCAGAGAGGAACGACGGTAATGTTGTGTACCTAGTCTCGAAACGGAGGACATTCTAG
- a CDS encoding ferredoxin family protein codes for MRVEEKLYTLRYKRDERPHLSVKDNATCQKCKEVNGEPQPCILVCPANVYTWDGRRLVLSYENCVECGACRIACPYQNIVWSFPRYGLGMSLRYG; via the coding sequence ATGAGAGTTGAGGAGAAGCTCTACACGTTAAGGTACAAGAGGGACGAGAGACCACACCTAAGCGTGAAGGATAACGCTACTTGCCAGAAGTGTAAGGAGGTGAATGGTGAGCCCCAACCCTGCATACTGGTGTGTCCTGCCAACGTCTATACATGGGACGGGAGGAGGCTAGTGCTTTCCTATGAGAACTGCGTGGAGTGCGGAGCGTGCAGGATCGCCTGCCCATACCAGAACATAGTCTGGAGCTTCCCAAGGTACGGGCTGGGGATGTCGTTGAGGTACGGCTGA
- a CDS encoding NAD(P)/FAD-dependent oxidoreductase: MYDLIIVGSGPAGSASALVASKMGLKTLVIERGSEPGAKNVSGAMVRVEDLRVFGAEPPLEREVRRVRLVLGKGEVEINVRPRDRLITTGRLKLDKWMASQAEQAGALVLNKTTALKVEGEKVVTDRGEVYGKSIILAEGANPLVSMDMGLRRDLTPEETVQTVKEVYSLNKDEVNKRLGLSSDLEGISVRYLFQDPVPGAGFLYTYKDSIAFGIGVHMRSLLRHKLRPQDVLEEVKRYLGIPELVKGFSLREYSAKIIPENGYPEWRPCSGNVYLVGDALGLVNPITFNGIGPAVISGALAGESVARDGCEGYERSLLRDPEISQIVKGRSLIRELVKEENLRFYVSSAIDVATSWTGGSISMSGIRENPWKLMKHALLLMEVTA; this comes from the coding sequence ATGTATGACCTAATAATAGTAGGGTCAGGACCAGCTGGGAGCGCCTCAGCACTCGTGGCGTCCAAGATGGGGTTAAAGACCCTGGTAATAGAGAGGGGGTCCGAACCTGGGGCTAAAAACGTGTCAGGGGCAATGGTGAGGGTTGAGGACCTGAGGGTCTTCGGGGCGGAGCCCCCGTTGGAGAGGGAAGTGAGGAGGGTGAGGTTAGTGTTGGGAAAGGGTGAGGTGGAGATAAACGTGAGACCTAGGGATAGGCTAATCACCACAGGGAGACTGAAGCTGGACAAGTGGATGGCCTCCCAAGCGGAACAGGCAGGAGCGTTGGTCCTAAACAAGACGACTGCGCTTAAGGTAGAGGGAGAAAAAGTCGTCACTGACAGGGGGGAGGTGTATGGTAAGTCAATAATCCTAGCTGAGGGGGCTAATCCCCTCGTCTCTATGGACATGGGTCTGAGGAGGGACCTGACCCCAGAGGAGACCGTGCAAACCGTTAAGGAGGTGTACTCCCTTAACAAGGACGAGGTAAACAAGAGGTTAGGGCTATCCTCAGACCTAGAGGGGATCTCGGTCAGGTACCTCTTCCAGGACCCTGTGCCGGGGGCCGGGTTCCTCTACACCTATAAGGACTCCATAGCCTTCGGGATAGGAGTGCACATGAGGTCGCTCCTGAGACATAAGCTCAGACCGCAAGACGTCCTGGAGGAAGTCAAGAGGTACCTAGGTATACCGGAACTCGTGAAGGGCTTTTCCCTGAGGGAGTACTCAGCTAAGATCATACCAGAGAACGGGTACCCTGAGTGGAGGCCTTGTTCAGGAAACGTTTACCTAGTCGGGGACGCCCTTGGCCTAGTGAACCCCATCACTTTCAACGGGATCGGACCTGCAGTGATCTCAGGGGCACTAGCAGGGGAGAGCGTAGCCAGGGACGGATGTGAAGGGTACGAGAGGTCTCTCCTTAGGGATCCTGAAATATCCCAGATCGTGAAGGGGAGGTCCCTGATCAGGGAGTTGGTAAAGGAGGAGAACCTCAGGTTCTACGTCTCCTCAGCCATTGACGTCGCCACCTCCTGGACTGGGGGGAGTATATCCATGTCTGGGATCAGGGAAAACCCGTGGAAGTTGATGAAACACGCCCTTCTCCTAATGGAGGTGACAGCATGA
- a CDS encoding FAD-binding protein, which translates to MVRIIVSIKQVPDADDLRVDPVTNTLVREGVPAVVNPPDLYAIEEAIRLRERFGGKVTVITMGPPQGELALRDALAMGADEAYLITDRAMAGADTWATSYTLFKAITKLGGADLYLFGRRAVDGETEQVGPQTAKWLGIPVLGYVKEVKELDQRRVVAVRATENEEEVVELPIPAVLTILETGRPREPDINSLIRAKTAKIPKLTKEDIGAEPSKIGLAGSPTKVIKVHPPPKTRNPEVKRLEDPDAVEWLVQKIRESLQGDQGYEERYVKPEPKVKVKGEVWVYVDHMDTTVNPASWEIMAEGRRIADLMSTSLSAVVVGDNVDNAVEGSFKHGADKVYVGVTKGFNLYDNDVYTQALSKLVRKYQPEAVLFPGTRNSRELASTTAITVDTGLIADCTSFDVDDKGVLNSTRPDFGGKEMSTIVCPKSRPVMVTVRPGVFRPILLERKGEVIREEVEDLFTRFKVLEHRKLERRNVLAEADVVVGVGRGIRDPENIKMAEELASRLGGVVGVTKPLADSGWYPKDRQVGQTGVTIRPKLYLALGISGAVQHLVGISGARKVIAVNQDPEAQIFSNCDYGLVGDLFKVVPELLRRL; encoded by the coding sequence ATGGTAAGAATAATAGTCTCAATTAAGCAAGTCCCGGACGCTGACGACTTGAGAGTTGACCCCGTGACGAACACGTTGGTGAGGGAAGGGGTTCCTGCAGTTGTGAACCCCCCAGACCTGTACGCGATTGAGGAGGCCATAAGGCTTAGGGAAAGGTTCGGGGGCAAGGTGACGGTAATCACCATGGGCCCCCCGCAGGGTGAACTGGCCCTTAGGGACGCCCTAGCTATGGGGGCAGACGAAGCTTACCTGATCACGGACAGGGCAATGGCTGGGGCTGACACCTGGGCTACCTCCTACACGCTGTTTAAGGCCATCACGAAGCTCGGGGGAGCCGACCTGTACCTGTTCGGGAGGAGAGCTGTGGACGGGGAGACAGAGCAGGTAGGCCCTCAAACTGCTAAATGGTTGGGAATACCCGTCCTAGGTTACGTAAAGGAGGTCAAGGAACTCGACCAGAGGAGAGTCGTCGCTGTGAGGGCTACTGAGAACGAGGAGGAGGTGGTGGAGCTCCCGATACCTGCAGTCCTCACTATCTTGGAGACCGGGAGACCCAGGGAACCAGACATAAACTCCCTGATCAGGGCAAAGACAGCCAAGATACCCAAGCTCACCAAGGAGGACATTGGGGCCGAGCCCAGTAAGATAGGCCTGGCAGGTTCACCCACCAAGGTCATAAAGGTACACCCTCCTCCCAAGACCAGGAACCCTGAGGTCAAGAGACTGGAAGACCCGGACGCTGTTGAGTGGTTGGTCCAGAAGATAAGGGAGTCCCTGCAGGGAGACCAGGGGTATGAGGAGAGGTACGTAAAACCGGAACCTAAGGTAAAGGTAAAGGGAGAGGTCTGGGTCTACGTGGACCACATGGATACCACCGTGAACCCAGCCTCATGGGAGATAATGGCTGAGGGGAGGAGAATAGCTGACCTGATGTCGACCTCCCTCTCTGCAGTGGTGGTTGGGGACAACGTGGACAACGCGGTGGAGGGGTCATTCAAGCACGGTGCTGACAAGGTCTACGTTGGGGTGACCAAGGGTTTCAACCTCTACGATAACGACGTCTACACCCAAGCCCTATCTAAACTGGTGAGGAAATACCAACCTGAGGCAGTACTCTTCCCTGGGACAAGGAACTCCAGGGAACTAGCCTCAACCACAGCCATCACAGTTGACACTGGCCTCATAGCTGACTGCACGAGCTTCGATGTGGACGACAAGGGAGTCCTGAACTCCACTAGGCCGGACTTCGGGGGGAAGGAGATGTCAACGATCGTATGCCCCAAGAGCAGACCAGTGATGGTGACCGTGAGACCTGGAGTATTCCGGCCAATACTCCTGGAGAGGAAGGGGGAAGTTATCAGGGAGGAAGTGGAGGACCTATTCACTAGGTTCAAGGTTCTGGAGCACAGGAAACTGGAGAGGAGGAACGTCCTAGCCGAGGCTGATGTCGTGGTGGGCGTGGGTAGGGGTATAAGGGACCCTGAGAACATAAAGATGGCTGAGGAGTTAGCGAGCAGACTCGGGGGAGTCGTGGGGGTAACGAAGCCCCTAGCAGACTCAGGTTGGTACCCTAAAGACAGGCAGGTGGGTCAGACCGGGGTGACCATAAGACCTAAGCTTTACCTAGCCCTGGGTATCTCTGGGGCAGTCCAGCACTTAGTGGGCATTTCCGGGGCAAGGAAGGTCATAGCGGTGAACCAGGACCCTGAGGCGCAGATATTCAGCAACTGCGACTACGGATTGGTAGGGGACCTGTTCAAGGTGGTCCCAGAGCTCTTGAGGAGGTTGTGA
- a CDS encoding PQQ-binding-like beta-propeller repeat protein, translating to MQLRNWLGVVIALIVGLGIGTAVGFLYFTSHVNSNGVQGRSPSVLLYKVQSSPSSLYTVDGFPVCVTYFQENSPGLTNGSWTLFDNSTNRVPSIPGELNVSWVFQQEMPAFQLGNISGWVNLIKDYTPQFREGYVQMMGDAVPPSYANGMVYIAASDGFLYAIDAENGKPVFIDMIPSTLMSQPLIYHDIVYVGLGGAFFTYGQGLLNAYGGGHRGQFTGLSGLMALNASDGRPIWFFVTKSQVMPTPLILNGTIYFDDGDGFIYALNATTGKLEWKLGPFGTANMASLDYVNLTSPIIVAGFSSSYPVNVSSIVGVSTNGKVVWRTYLPFTYDSGPGDAVMAVSGDYVVDGFISGYPIRHGILPNETLAREIVVSLNATNGRIIWVRNVSGYAVPTGANNGESPAIVHGIVMVNDRKDGLIMALNLSNGRLIWNDSLVKLAPGLIGPTYVDGYVLNPDFQYIQVINASTGKVVNLYPTGQDLVIDTPLVVGQTVIVDGGFGYVEAIPLYFVVHNTTSYYQILHENFVEP from the coding sequence ATGCAGTTAAGAAATTGGTTAGGCGTCGTAATAGCCTTAATTGTTGGGTTAGGGATCGGGACTGCAGTGGGTTTTTTGTACTTCACCTCCCACGTTAACTCAAACGGGGTGCAGGGACGCTCCCCGTCGGTCTTGCTCTACAAGGTCCAGTCGTCTCCTTCCTCCCTTTACACGGTTGATGGGTTTCCTGTCTGCGTTACCTATTTCCAAGAGAACTCACCTGGTCTTACCAACGGGTCTTGGACGCTTTTTGACAATTCCACCAACAGGGTCCCGTCAATACCTGGGGAGTTAAACGTGAGCTGGGTCTTCCAGCAGGAGATGCCAGCTTTCCAGCTAGGAAACATCAGCGGTTGGGTGAACTTGATTAAGGACTACACCCCACAGTTCAGGGAAGGTTACGTCCAGATGATGGGAGACGCCGTCCCTCCCTCTTACGCCAACGGGATGGTGTACATAGCTGCTTCCGACGGTTTCCTCTACGCCATTGACGCAGAGAACGGAAAGCCGGTGTTCATCGACATGATCCCAAGTACATTAATGTCCCAACCCCTCATATACCACGATATTGTCTACGTGGGTCTAGGAGGGGCGTTCTTCACCTACGGTCAGGGGTTGTTGAACGCATACGGAGGGGGTCATAGGGGGCAGTTCACCGGCCTCTCAGGGCTCATGGCCCTAAACGCTTCCGACGGAAGACCTATCTGGTTCTTCGTGACCAAGTCCCAGGTCATGCCTACCCCGCTCATACTTAACGGGACGATATACTTCGATGACGGTGATGGGTTCATTTACGCCCTGAATGCCACGACCGGAAAGCTGGAGTGGAAGTTGGGTCCGTTCGGGACAGCAAATATGGCGAGCCTGGACTACGTCAACTTGACTAGTCCAATTATAGTAGCTGGGTTTTCTTCATCCTACCCCGTAAACGTCTCAAGCATTGTGGGGGTAAGTACCAATGGAAAGGTGGTCTGGAGAACATACTTGCCCTTCACTTACGATTCTGGTCCTGGAGACGCAGTAATGGCTGTTTCAGGAGACTACGTCGTGGACGGGTTCATCTCAGGTTATCCTATACGCCACGGTATTCTACCGAATGAGACGTTGGCCAGGGAAATCGTGGTATCCTTGAACGCTACCAACGGGAGGATTATCTGGGTGAGAAACGTCTCAGGGTACGCTGTCCCAACGGGGGCAAACAACGGAGAGAGCCCAGCCATAGTCCACGGTATCGTCATGGTAAACGATAGAAAGGATGGCCTAATAATGGCACTCAACTTGAGTAACGGGAGGCTTATCTGGAACGATAGTCTAGTGAAGCTGGCACCGGGGCTCATAGGCCCTACGTATGTGGACGGTTACGTCTTGAACCCCGACTTCCAGTACATCCAGGTCATCAACGCATCTACGGGTAAGGTGGTGAACCTCTATCCGACTGGACAGGACTTGGTCATAGACACTCCCCTGGTAGTCGGTCAGACAGTTATCGTGGATGGCGGATTCGGCTACGTGGAGGCGATTCCCCTCTACTTCGTGGTACATAACACCACGTCCTATTACCAAATCCTCCACGAGAACTTTGTGGAACCTTAG
- a CDS encoding ammonium transporter codes for MKRIYVLLLIPLFMGFIALGSTNSTLQQLNQSIAALSNHTADYPAVSVPSWLDTGSNAWMLTAATFVGLQSVPGVALYYAGLSKKKYAINSAMMVFYAFAAVLVIWMIAGYNFGFGKPLLEINGFGILGSPTPATAGLYEGSQTIYGPGNVPLDIPTSTYIFFQFVFAAITPVLLAGGVLERMNFKAWMVFVPLWSLLVYSPVAYWLFAGGWLNQLGAVDFSGGYVIHVDAGVGALAAALAVGPRMASERKLEAHSLPLILAGAGLIWLGWDGFNGGDPGGSTIDAAIAVLNTNIATAVSAITWMLMDMKFFGKPSLVGATSGAITGLVAITPAAGYINGFYAMLIGIASGSLPWLALYKLEPKFRIDDSLGVFSTHGIAGIVGGILTGVFADPNVTKYVDPALVGALYGNIAQVGIQALGAAVVFVYDFAITYGLLKAIGLFIPLRAPPETLNVGDYAMHGEVAYLETTTGGEETKKAEAEEKKKEE; via the coding sequence ATGAAAAGGATATATGTGTTACTCCTAATCCCCCTTTTTATGGGCTTCATAGCCCTAGGTTCGACCAACTCCACTCTTCAACAACTAAATCAGAGCATAGCTGCGCTGTCCAACCACACTGCTGACTACCCTGCGGTCTCTGTCCCCTCCTGGCTTGACACTGGAAGCAACGCGTGGATGTTGACCGCAGCGACCTTCGTGGGTCTCCAGAGCGTCCCTGGTGTGGCGCTCTATTACGCTGGGCTTTCCAAAAAGAAGTACGCTATAAACAGCGCCATGATGGTGTTCTACGCGTTCGCCGCGGTGTTGGTAATATGGATGATTGCTGGGTACAACTTCGGGTTCGGGAAGCCCCTCCTGGAGATAAACGGTTTCGGGATATTGGGTTCCCCCACACCTGCAACTGCAGGACTGTATGAGGGATCCCAGACCATATACGGGCCAGGGAACGTTCCGTTGGACATCCCGACCTCCACGTATATATTCTTCCAGTTCGTGTTCGCTGCCATAACTCCTGTGCTGTTGGCTGGCGGTGTCCTGGAGAGGATGAACTTCAAGGCTTGGATGGTCTTCGTGCCCCTCTGGTCCCTCCTAGTGTACAGCCCCGTAGCCTATTGGCTATTTGCAGGAGGGTGGTTGAACCAGCTGGGCGCAGTTGACTTCTCTGGCGGTTACGTCATCCACGTTGACGCCGGTGTCGGAGCGTTAGCTGCGGCCCTCGCCGTGGGACCGAGGATGGCGTCCGAGAGGAAGCTAGAGGCGCACAGTTTACCCCTAATACTAGCCGGTGCTGGCCTCATATGGTTGGGGTGGGACGGTTTCAACGGTGGAGACCCAGGAGGGTCCACCATAGACGCGGCGATCGCTGTGTTAAATACCAACATTGCGACAGCAGTAAGTGCCATAACCTGGATGTTAATGGATATGAAGTTCTTTGGTAAGCCCTCCTTGGTGGGAGCTACTTCCGGAGCCATAACTGGTCTGGTAGCCATAACCCCAGCGGCTGGTTACATAAACGGGTTCTACGCGATGTTGATAGGGATAGCTTCAGGATCCCTCCCCTGGTTAGCCCTGTATAAACTAGAGCCTAAGTTCAGGATAGATGACAGTCTAGGCGTGTTCTCCACCCACGGTATAGCTGGGATCGTAGGGGGTATACTGACAGGTGTGTTTGCAGACCCCAACGTGACAAAGTACGTGGACCCTGCGTTGGTAGGAGCTCTATACGGTAACATAGCGCAAGTGGGCATACAGGCCCTGGGAGCAGCGGTGGTGTTCGTCTACGACTTCGCAATAACGTACGGTCTTCTCAAGGCAATAGGGCTGTTCATACCTCTTAGGGCACCTCCGGAGACCTTGAACGTAGGAGACTACGCAATGCACGGAGAGGTAGCTTACTTAGAGACCACCACAGGAGGAGAGGAGACAAAGAAGGCGGAGGCTGAAGAGAAGAAGAAAGAGGAGTGA
- a CDS encoding AAA family ATPase encodes MGSPTFINTRRFWDCGADVGVKAILVTNMGICKTFDPYPKSSREEFFDNEEVLDNVEKLLEGKFWPLIIGPKRTGKTSILKIVSKELNGVYVDATGINSLRTLANELVDSLSFRVLVDLRILKVEVTKRPVKGLQTILSKLGGWIILIDEVQNIVSPWFISFLSSAYGSLCTCC; translated from the coding sequence TTGGGATCTCCAACCTTCATAAATACAAGGAGGTTCTGGGACTGTGGAGCCGACGTGGGAGTAAAAGCCATATTAGTAACTAATATGGGTATATGTAAAACCTTTGATCCCTACCCCAAGTCCAGCAGGGAGGAATTCTTTGATAATGAAGAAGTCTTAGACAACGTGGAGAAACTATTGGAAGGTAAGTTCTGGCCCTTGATAATAGGCCCTAAGAGGACTGGGAAGACCTCAATCCTTAAAATAGTAAGTAAAGAGCTCAATGGAGTCTACGTTGACGCTACCGGGATAAACTCCCTTAGGACACTAGCGAACGAGCTGGTCGACTCACTCAGTTTTAGAGTCCTGGTTGACCTGAGGATATTGAAGGTTGAGGTTACCAAGAGACCAGTCAAGGGGTTACAGACTATTCTGAGCAAACTTGGAGGATGGATCATATTAATAGATGAGGTGCAGAACATAGTCTCACCCTGGTTTATCTCATTCCTTTCCAGCGCATATGGGTCTTTATGTACCTGTTGCTGA